In Campylobacter sp. RM16187, a single genomic region encodes these proteins:
- a CDS encoding plasmid mobilization protein, translating into MKKKEKENKTITKILRLTPTEWDKISSKMSELGGITFSEFALKSMLSRQLIKTPITKELILELSRQGNSLNQIAYKLNKGESLDRIALTLVSQSLEALNGIYGLLNNKQNTEDDS; encoded by the coding sequence ATGAAAAAGAAAGAAAAAGAGAATAAAACTATCACAAAAATTTTAAGACTTACTCCAACTGAATGGGATAAGATCTCATCTAAAATGTCAGAGTTAGGTGGCATAACTTTTTCAGAATTTGCCCTTAAGTCTATGCTGTCAAGACAGCTTATAAAAACCCCTATTACAAAAGAGTTGATTTTAGAACTTTCAAGACAAGGAAACAGCCTAAACCAAATCGCTTATAAGCTTAATAAAGGCGAAAGTCTTGACAGGATAGCCCTTACCCTTGTTAGCCAATCTCTTGAAGCCTTAAACGGCATTTATGGGCTTTTAAACAATAAACAAAACACAGAAGATGATAGTTAA
- a CDS encoding mobilization protein — translation MIVKFLPTHNGGGLGSVNYLLNERAQQGTAKILKGNEAQTRAIINQIRYKQKTCFGVLSFSEQADTISNEIKQEIIQDFERALLGDYMKDRVNILWVEHNDKNGRLELNFLIPKIDLISGKSFNPYYAKNDQFNIDLWKRTINDEYGFTSPNDPKRFNNIRIDKKDLAHYNTVAKLDQTLKNLVAQGAIKSRSHMIELLESSGYQVTKKNKSGMSIILPNQKRPNRMKGSIYDERFTDINRLSELGESESRRIQQYANRDTQTECQINRSRINENIRRRDERNKIRYKETIISDKIRDAEHKRSNIKRDEAGNHTKIAKWHNTDNSNIWASSRIFNQFLDIRETINKLSTRKQPTPAEQSRVAEVADPAEYERELDKQDNWQRTKSTDSISKPNENLERGNIIHAIKQHGAIDDTTRDSIIRRSREIADRNSQIARRNREQTEREQQAKRGLRELAERENHSLLQRLRAEFQERVRQYYNIAEERIRQKREQLRKLRERTESNREYQEGIRSALNGWKERILNSGLQQITERLQNFTRGLQLIRERIISNQDNIKNELREYADRVSENIRQSESTAIRRNGAEFRNCLEREIKRVSITGRLEIERELKKPERQMLVKRKREQGHAMTMKMR, via the coding sequence ATGATAGTTAAATTTCTACCTACTCATAATGGCGGCGGACTTGGGAGCGTAAATTACTTATTAAATGAACGTGCACAACAAGGCACAGCCAAAATTTTAAAAGGAAACGAAGCTCAAACTAGGGCTATTATAAACCAGATAAGATATAAACAAAAAACCTGCTTTGGAGTATTATCATTTAGCGAGCAAGCTGATACTATTAGTAATGAAATTAAACAAGAGATTATACAAGACTTTGAAAGAGCTTTGCTTGGCGATTATATGAAAGATCGCGTTAATATTCTTTGGGTAGAGCATAACGATAAAAACGGCAGGCTGGAGCTAAATTTTTTAATTCCAAAAATAGATCTAATAAGCGGCAAGAGTTTTAATCCATACTACGCAAAGAACGATCAATTTAATATAGACCTATGGAAAAGAACTATTAATGATGAATACGGCTTTACAAGCCCTAATGATCCTAAAAGATTTAACAATATACGCATAGACAAAAAAGATCTTGCACACTACAACACAGTAGCAAAGCTAGATCAAACATTAAAAAATCTAGTAGCTCAAGGAGCAATTAAAAGTCGCTCACACATGATAGAGCTATTAGAGAGTAGTGGTTATCAAGTTACAAAAAAAAACAAAAGTGGGATGAGTATTATATTACCAAATCAAAAAAGACCAAACCGAATGAAAGGCTCAATATATGATGAACGATTCACAGACATTAACAGACTTAGCGAACTCGGCGAAAGCGAATCAAGAAGAATTCAACAATACGCTAATAGAGATACACAGACAGAGTGCCAAATCAATAGAAGCCGGATTAATGAAAATATACGTAGACGCGATGAGCGAAATAAAATCCGATACAAAGAAACAATTATCAGCGATAAAATACGAGATGCAGAACACAAAAGAAGCAATATTAAACGAGATGAAGCCGGCAATCATACAAAGATTGCTAAGTGGCACAACACTGATAACTCTAATATTTGGGCTAGTAGTAGGATTTTTAATCAATTTTTGGATATACGAGAAACGATTAACAAGCTATCAACAAGAAAACAACCTACTCCAGCAGAACAATCAAGAGTTGCAGAAGTGGCAGATCCCGCAGAATATGAGAGAGAGTTGGACAAGCAAGATAACTGGCAAAGAACAAAGAGCACTGATAGTATATCCAAACCAAATGAAAACCTCGAGCGAGGGAATATTATTCATGCTATTAAACAGCACGGAGCAATAGATGACACAACTAGAGATAGCATTATTAGACGAAGTAGAGAGATTGCAGATAGAAATTCTCAAATTGCAAGACGTAATAGAGAACAAACAGAACGAGAACAGCAAGCTAAGAGAGGACTACGAGAACTTGCGGAAAGAGAGAACCACTCTTTATTACAAAGACTTAGAGCAGAATTTCAAGAAAGAGTTAGACAGTATTATAACATCGCAGAAGAACGAATTAGACAGAAACGAGAACAACTTAGAAAACTTAGAGAAAGAACAGAGTCAAATAGAGAGTATCAAGAAGGAATTAGATCAGCTCTTAACGGATGGAAAGAAAGAATACTCAATAGTGGATTACAACAAATTACAGAGCGATTACAAAACTTTACAAGAGGACTACAACTCATTAGAGAAAGAATTATCAGCAATCAAGACAACATTAAAAACGAGCTTAGAGAATATGCAGATAGAGTTTCAGAAAACATACGACAATCTGAATCGACAGCTATTAGAAGAAATGGCGCAGAGTTTAGAAATTGCTTGGAAAGAGAAATTAAAAGAGTTTCTATCACTGGTAGACTTGAAATTGAGCGAGAATTAAAAAAGCCGGAAAGACAAATGCTGGTAAAAAGAAAGAGAGAGCAAGGACACGCTATGACGATGAAAATGCGTTAA
- a CDS encoding DUF4214 domain-containing protein: MALTNSQVAQLYVAMTNRAPEGAGLKYWVDLGKNAVDTANAMLDTDVAKTYFGATLNDNQAFVELIYKNVVNKTVADDAAGIKYWVDQLNAGTSKGKLVADMIYSGLTLDESKASAAEITAKRTLENKVAIGEYVASKIAKVPMDADGDYVYTFFQEILANTKADNLAAQKAIVDAAAGAMNSEKVTLTRGTDIVKGYVFDAPMVNNKAGTDIVLSLDDEDVLTGLGTYNVLNVTMGQQNQDEGDGNSRTPTLKNIQEINAKFTGTVSTLVLHRADDVRSLNVDQVSQNATNGFTFQDISSKLVDGMKVADTRTVNATAAGNFTFREGILNGSEDEGKLELDNVLFNNININSAAATAEGYEKLALNVKNGVNIDGLSVNQLEELTITGSGKLQIANIAINNPAVPEFTQLNTGGISNPGSTGLTKLDASLFAGELILDVTSVISAAMSPFGSGTDVVSTITGSKFDDKFYSASGPGVYTTLDGNEGKDTFILVGADLADTPTNAIKNIERLELRDQNAAALPPKLTNADMDIFADDALREVVVRDELVGTAGTATFNINNIKKSLADEGKFIIEHSVTTGTAVGTKDVVLNLTLKDATGTDDKVTVEVKDANNTETTFDYTVNARGIETVTIDDQDTETNIVIVQNAPVVGPAGIAASKELILKGGEKGDLYTVENVLNSTKIDAGAQKSNLRLTIQDPVVKGVAVRGQEVILGEGDDILVFNEIDGFDAKDKITDKGGKDIVKAAFSQDSEMNISGIEELRVVATENVELDISKADVEKVVMMSQQAVDRVVAPGTTDLSKDGLEEPFAIAAGSVTTNDIITFKNSKLTELNFFGDLDSNDKTTTVDDVTTQVFNGVTLGNNTQETIKVNINSSLDDVVNGALAYNIGKLTLHGSKNIEIEVKDGNKAGTITSISDIWARDLVTLTVKADEKANQNVNLGTVTSDGFNATTKLVDAEKVTGAFSATVRTMADGSEVKLGAGNNVVSVLGSAGNNITIRSKGGNDTLTGSALNDTILAGDGHNIVDGDRGNNKIKVGKGDDRVSAKDGNDTIILGEGFDKYEDNLSTNILGNGATNAITKNFGAAAITIDVDGDGTVAATEVDQWIAVGDGSELKIQWEGNTLQLAQTTLDGKTAAPANVYNLNLPGGGINTLAGATTASAGTANSDLYIIGAKGSTAASVVTVNGNGGNDVAIVVGDIDTTNEVALNFNGGDGNDAAVGGMMSDYFVGGRNADVFVMQNQTLALDGKVDEVRIADGDSIKGSHDIIYGFDTVDATKAAIANVANAAGVGGRDVLDLDNTFTALVANAANTVINGVDSGAIKAHAQSANNFITFFSVDVGDTTPAGAEGNYLTAGTSAAATDGSLSNTLTAGAYAAASKAIVINESNLDAALTYIANHFNGSGQTVAFAYDRNGDDTFDDNDSIFVWQDGAQDTVVELVGTIVAGGLTNATAGIEAVGGTTAGMISIG; the protein is encoded by the coding sequence ATGGCTTTAACCAATTCACAAGTTGCACAGTTGTATGTAGCTATGACAAACAGAGCACCTGAAGGCGCAGGATTAAAATACTGGGTCGACTTAGGTAAAAATGCCGTAGATACTGCTAATGCCATGCTAGATACTGATGTTGCAAAAACTTATTTTGGCGCGACGTTGAACGATAATCAAGCGTTTGTAGAACTTATTTACAAAAACGTTGTAAACAAAACTGTTGCTGACGACGCCGCAGGTATTAAGTATTGGGTAGATCAGCTAAACGCTGGAACATCAAAAGGCAAGCTAGTGGCTGATATGATCTATTCAGGTCTAACTCTTGACGAGAGCAAAGCAAGTGCTGCAGAGATAACAGCCAAAAGAACGCTTGAGAACAAAGTGGCTATAGGCGAATACGTAGCTTCTAAAATAGCTAAAGTTCCTATGGATGCTGACGGAGACTATGTTTATACGTTCTTCCAAGAAATCTTAGCCAACACTAAAGCTGACAACCTAGCCGCTCAAAAAGCTATCGTAGATGCCGCAGCCGGAGCAATGAATTCAGAGAAGGTTACTCTTACAAGAGGTACTGATATCGTAAAAGGATATGTATTTGACGCTCCTATGGTTAACAACAAAGCAGGTACAGACATAGTTCTTTCTCTTGACGATGAAGACGTATTGACAGGTCTTGGAACATATAACGTTCTTAACGTAACTATGGGTCAACAAAACCAAGATGAAGGAGATGGTAATAGCAGAACTCCTACTCTTAAAAATATCCAAGAGATCAACGCTAAATTTACAGGTACAGTAAGTACTCTTGTTCTACATAGAGCTGACGATGTAAGAAGCCTTAACGTAGATCAGGTATCTCAAAACGCTACAAACGGTTTTACATTCCAAGACATCTCTAGCAAGTTAGTAGATGGCATGAAAGTGGCGGACACCAGAACGGTTAACGCTACTGCAGCTGGTAATTTCACTTTTAGAGAGGGCATATTAAACGGAAGCGAAGATGAAGGTAAATTGGAGCTTGATAATGTTCTATTTAACAACATCAACATTAACTCTGCGGCTGCTACGGCAGAAGGTTACGAGAAACTTGCCTTAAACGTTAAAAACGGAGTTAATATAGATGGTTTAAGTGTAAATCAGCTAGAAGAGCTTACTATAACAGGTAGCGGAAAGCTGCAAATAGCAAATATAGCTATAAACAACCCTGCCGTTCCTGAATTTACTCAGTTAAATACAGGCGGTATAAGCAACCCTGGCTCTACAGGTCTTACTAAACTTGACGCTAGCCTTTTTGCAGGCGAATTAATTTTAGATGTTACATCTGTTATTTCTGCTGCTATGAGTCCATTCGGTTCAGGCACTGATGTAGTATCTACTATTACAGGTAGCAAATTTGACGATAAATTCTACTCTGCTAGCGGTCCTGGAGTATACACGACTCTAGACGGAAACGAAGGAAAAGATACCTTTATCCTAGTTGGTGCAGATTTAGCAGATACGCCTACTAACGCTATTAAAAACATAGAGAGATTAGAGCTTAGAGATCAAAATGCAGCCGCACTTCCTCCAAAACTTACTAATGCCGATATGGATATATTCGCAGACGATGCGTTGAGAGAAGTAGTGGTTCGCGATGAGCTTGTAGGTACAGCAGGCACAGCCACATTTAATATCAATAATATCAAAAAAAGCCTAGCAGATGAAGGTAAATTTATCATCGAGCACTCTGTAACAACAGGTACTGCGGTCGGTACAAAAGACGTAGTATTGAACCTAACACTAAAAGATGCGACAGGTACTGATGATAAAGTAACTGTAGAAGTTAAAGATGCCAACAATACCGAGACCACTTTTGACTATACAGTTAATGCTAGAGGAATTGAGACAGTAACTATTGACGATCAAGATACCGAGACTAACATAGTAATAGTTCAAAATGCTCCTGTAGTTGGACCTGCGGGTATAGCTGCTTCTAAAGAGCTTATTCTAAAAGGCGGCGAAAAAGGTGACCTATATACTGTAGAGAACGTTCTAAATTCTACTAAGATAGATGCGGGTGCTCAAAAGAGTAACTTACGCCTAACTATTCAAGATCCTGTAGTAAAAGGCGTAGCCGTTAGAGGTCAAGAGGTCATCTTGGGCGAAGGCGATGATATCCTAGTATTTAATGAAATAGACGGATTTGACGCTAAAGACAAGATCACTGATAAAGGCGGAAAAGATATAGTTAAGGCTGCATTCTCTCAAGACAGCGAAATGAATATATCTGGCATAGAAGAGCTTCGTGTAGTAGCTACGGAAAATGTCGAGTTAGATATATCTAAAGCCGATGTAGAGAAAGTTGTTATGATGTCACAACAAGCCGTAGATAGGGTTGTGGCTCCAGGCACTACAGATCTAAGCAAAGACGGTTTAGAAGAGCCGTTTGCTATAGCAGCCGGTAGTGTTACTACGAATGATATCATTACGTTTAAAAATTCAAAACTAACAGAGTTGAATTTCTTCGGCGATCTTGACAGCAACGATAAGACTACTACAGTAGACGATGTTACCACTCAAGTATTCAACGGCGTTACTCTAGGCAACAACACACAAGAGACCATCAAAGTAAATATTAACTCTAGCTTAGATGATGTAGTCAACGGCGCTTTGGCATACAATATTGGCAAGCTAACTTTACATGGAAGCAAGAATATAGAGATCGAAGTTAAAGATGGAAATAAAGCAGGCACTATAACTTCTATAAGCGATATTTGGGCTAGAGATCTAGTAACATTAACAGTTAAGGCAGATGAAAAAGCTAACCAAAACGTAAATTTAGGAACTGTAACATCTGACGGCTTTAACGCTACCACAAAGCTAGTCGATGCCGAAAAAGTAACCGGAGCATTTAGTGCTACTGTTAGAACAATGGCTGATGGTTCGGAAGTTAAACTAGGTGCAGGCAATAACGTAGTATCTGTTCTTGGTTCGGCAGGTAACAACATCACTATAAGATCTAAGGGTGGCAATGATACTCTTACAGGTTCTGCTCTAAACGATACTATCCTAGCTGGCGACGGACATAACATCGTAGACGGCGATAGAGGTAATAACAAAATCAAAGTCGGAAAAGGTGATGATAGAGTCTCAGCTAAAGACGGCAACGACACTATAATACTGGGCGAAGGTTTTGATAAATATGAAGACAACTTGAGCACCAATATTTTAGGCAATGGTGCTACAAACGCAATTACAAAGAATTTCGGTGCGGCTGCTATTACAATAGACGTTGATGGTGACGGTACAGTAGCTGCAACCGAGGTAGATCAATGGATCGCCGTAGGTGATGGTTCAGAGTTAAAAATCCAATGGGAAGGTAATACACTGCAATTAGCTCAAACTACGCTTGACGGTAAAACGGCGGCCCCAGCTAACGTATATAACCTAAATCTTCCGGGAGGCGGCATAAATACTCTAGCAGGCGCCACAACCGCTTCAGCCGGTACGGCTAACTCAGACCTATACATTATAGGCGCTAAAGGCTCTACCGCGGCTTCCGTAGTAACCGTAAACGGTAACGGCGGAAACGACGTAGCTATAGTAGTCGGCGATATCGACACCACAAACGAAGTGGCTCTAAACTTCAACGGCGGAGACGGCAACGACGCTGCTGTAGGCGGCATGATGTCCGACTATTTCGTGGGCGGTAGAAATGCAGATGTATTCGTAATGCAAAACCAAACGCTAGCTCTAGATGGCAAGGTGGATGAAGTAAGAATAGCCGATGGAGATTCCATAAAAGGCTCTCACGACATCATTTACGGTTTTGACACAGTTGATGCAACAAAGGCTGCAATAGCAAACGTAGCTAATGCAGCAGGCGTAGGAGGTAGAGACGTTCTAGACTTAGATAATACGTTTACCGCTTTAGTGGCTAATGCAGCGAATACCGTTATTAACGGCGTAGATTCAGGCGCTATCAAAGCTCACGCTCAAAGCGCTAATAACTTTATTACGTTCTTTAGCGTGGATGTGGGTGACACAACACCTGCCGGAGCCGAAGGCAATTATCTAACTGCGGGCACAAGCGCCGCGGCTACCGACGGTTCTTTGAGCAATACGTTAACTGCGGGCGCATACGCCGCGGCTTCGAAAGCTATCGTTATCAACGAGAGCAATCTTGATGCGGCTCTTACCTATATAGCTAACCACTTTAACGGTTCGGGTCAGACGGTAGCTTTTGCTTACGATAGAAACGGCGACGATACATTTGATGACAACGATAGCATCTTCGTATGGCAAGACGGCGCTCAAGATACGGTAGTAGAACTAGTAGGAACTATAGTCGCAGGCGGTCTAACAAATGCGACAGCCGGTATAGAAGCCGTAGGCGGCACAACAGCCGGTATGATCTCGATAGGATAA
- a CDS encoding glycosyltransferase, giving the protein MDRFYKQFEDEFRGSRNDIKHRLQVYLPFLNFIKDKKNAPKALDMGCGRGEFLEILKENGFFAKGADLSEQMLSECVKKDLEVYNADILDFLKEQDDKSQNLITGFQIAEHLTFEVLQEFFKEAFRVLDDSGLFILETPNPENIRVATLYFYYDVTHIKPIPPELLSFFYKFNGFNSFMIRLNSKKIEEISTSDLITSVGLDYSIIGIKNPKKEDLERLKTISDKISELSFDDIDLKIKEQKQILENRIQDNRNYINDVDNSVKQLENFVHKFKHVFRHPIAVYKFLKKTKDFSKKNLYRILKKIDLFLLNNTTIRAKVKKLVYKFPRLKNRLQSLRNKYNTNSYYIQGGDDEFLPSFFELKPSKEHMANKETKIKKYDKNFSHLNLIGHFDWHYSLASTNRNIAYGYLKLYQDLSIIPFEDKKLNTINNSLTFLDEVDLNIFIFKDSKENSIALYHHYPLIEDINTKYGYPLALFFWEESKIPQKTIDALNNNYKGVIASTWFVKKTLIDNGCYLPIKLSNLPMKLPEIQEKQKKDALIRLLHISSCFPRKGVDVLLRAFNEVCKELDNMLLTIKTFHNPHNNIKELIEKLVDEKHRNKINLILEDYTDKQISKLYEDHDIVVLPSRGEGLNLPAIEAIFYNKPVIATNYSGHCDFLDDRSNLIDFKFAKSQSHINLENSVWVEPSCQDLIKNIKEISNKILNNDETLIKNIKNLREEIVQAFFSEDAIKAFVSSLACLRGFEPKNSDPSIAFISTYNTSCGIAEYTKSIVAELEKLDIKTQIYTWSEQDNFQENIFRIDQNEPLKELKSESNTIWIQHHFAFFSLEKDFIEDLKKIKKDGKNLFITLHSTRPLISDLSIERQKEWQKALSEFDRIFIHGIDDLNVLKSIGLVDNVILIPHGVNQDLSKIQRSKNKEFIVGFFGFMFEHKNLPTLIKAFAEFSKTTNAKLIILSTVLKNRSEAEFKRCLKICNELNLNDKVQWHTEFLDMANINKILSYCDSVVLPYLQSQESASGAARIALSACKNVIVTPATIFNDLKEYCIKAQGFDEKHILSALNLVYENRVAEEIYKARELWIKDNSWTLIVRKYIDIFKSVSINKEFLSAISEK; this is encoded by the coding sequence GTGGATAGATTTTATAAGCAGTTTGAAGATGAGTTTAGGGGGAGTAGAAATGATATAAAACATCGCCTGCAGGTCTACCTGCCTTTTTTAAATTTTATAAAAGATAAAAAAAATGCTCCAAAAGCCTTAGATATGGGGTGTGGAAGAGGCGAATTTTTGGAAATTTTAAAAGAAAACGGATTTTTTGCAAAAGGTGCTGATTTAAGCGAACAGATGTTGTCTGAGTGTGTAAAAAAAGATTTAGAAGTTTATAATGCTGATATATTAGATTTTTTGAAGGAACAAGATGACAAAAGCCAAAACTTAATAACTGGTTTTCAAATAGCAGAACACCTTACTTTTGAAGTATTACAAGAATTTTTTAAAGAGGCTTTTAGAGTTTTAGATGATAGTGGACTTTTTATCTTAGAGACACCAAATCCTGAAAACATAAGAGTTGCCACCCTTTATTTCTACTATGATGTTACTCACATAAAACCTATTCCACCAGAGCTTTTATCTTTTTTTTATAAATTTAACGGATTTAATAGCTTTATGATTCGCCTAAATTCTAAAAAAATAGAAGAGATAAGCACGTCAGATCTTATAACGTCAGTCGGTCTAGATTATTCTATCATCGGGATAAAAAATCCAAAAAAAGAGGATTTGGAAAGATTAAAAACCATATCTGACAAAATCAGCGAACTTAGTTTTGATGATATAGATCTAAAAATAAAAGAACAAAAACAGATTTTAGAAAATAGAATTCAAGATAATAGGAACTATATTAACGATGTTGATAATAGTGTCAAACAACTAGAAAATTTTGTGCATAAATTTAAGCATGTATTTAGACATCCGATAGCTGTTTATAAATTTTTGAAAAAAACAAAAGATTTTTCAAAAAAAAACCTTTATAGAATTTTAAAAAAAATAGATCTATTTTTATTAAACAACACGACTATAAGAGCAAAAGTTAAAAAATTAGTTTATAAATTCCCGAGGCTTAAAAACAGACTTCAAAGCCTAAGAAACAAATATAATACAAACAGCTATTACATCCAAGGCGGAGATGATGAATTTCTACCTAGTTTTTTTGAGCTCAAACCTTCAAAAGAGCATATGGCGAACAAAGAGACAAAGATAAAAAAATATGACAAAAATTTTTCGCATTTAAATCTAATAGGACATTTCGATTGGCATTATAGCCTAGCTTCTACGAATAGAAATATAGCTTATGGCTACTTAAAGCTATATCAAGATCTTTCTATAATTCCATTTGAAGACAAAAAACTTAATACGATTAATAATTCGCTAACCTTTTTAGATGAAGTGGATTTAAACATTTTTATTTTCAAGGATAGTAAAGAAAATTCTATAGCCCTTTATCATCATTATCCGCTTATCGAAGATATAAATACAAAATACGGCTATCCTTTGGCTCTATTTTTTTGGGAGGAGTCAAAAATCCCTCAAAAAACGATAGACGCTCTAAATAACAACTACAAAGGGGTTATTGCTTCGACATGGTTTGTTAAGAAAACTCTTATAGATAACGGATGCTATTTGCCTATCAAGCTAAGCAACCTACCAATGAAACTACCAGAAATTCAAGAAAAACAAAAAAAGGATGCCTTAATAAGGCTTCTGCATATCTCATCTTGTTTTCCTAGAAAGGGTGTTGATGTTTTGTTGAGAGCTTTTAATGAAGTTTGTAAAGAATTAGATAATATGCTATTAACCATAAAAACATTTCATAACCCGCATAACAACATAAAAGAGCTTATAGAAAAATTAGTGGATGAAAAACATAGAAACAAGATAAATCTTATATTGGAAGATTACACTGATAAGCAGATATCAAAGCTTTATGAAGATCATGATATCGTGGTGTTACCAAGTAGAGGAGAGGGACTAAATTTACCCGCCATTGAAGCCATTTTTTATAATAAGCCCGTTATAGCTACTAATTACAGTGGACATTGTGACTTTCTAGACGATAGGTCAAATCTTATAGATTTTAAATTCGCTAAATCTCAAAGTCATATTAATCTAGAAAATTCTGTCTGGGTTGAGCCGTCTTGTCAAGATCTTATCAAAAATATAAAAGAGATAAGTAATAAAATTTTAAACAATGACGAAACTTTAATAAAAAATATTAAAAATCTAAGAGAAGAGATAGTTCAAGCTTTTTTTTCAGAAGACGCTATTAAAGCTTTTGTGTCTTCTTTGGCGTGCTTGCGCGGATTTGAACCGAAAAATTCTGATCCAAGTATAGCCTTTATATCTACATATAACACATCTTGTGGTATAGCCGAATATACTAAAAGCATAGTAGCTGAGCTTGAGAAGTTAGATATCAAAACTCAAATTTATACTTGGAGCGAACAAGATAATTTTCAAGAAAATATATTCCGTATAGATCAAAACGAACCTTTAAAAGAATTAAAGAGCGAATCTAATACAATTTGGATTCAACACCATTTCGCATTTTTCTCTTTAGAAAAAGATTTTATTGAAGATTTAAAAAAAATAAAAAAAGATGGTAAAAATTTATTTATTACTTTGCACTCTACTCGACCTCTTATTAGTGATCTTTCAATAGAACGTCAAAAAGAATGGCAAAAGGCTTTAAGCGAATTTGATAGAATTTTTATTCACGGCATAGACGATCTAAATGTTCTAAAAAGCATAGGCCTTGTCGATAATGTTATATTGATCCCACACGGAGTTAATCAAGATTTGTCAAAAATACAACGTTCTAAAAACAAAGAGTTTATAGTAGGCTTTTTCGGATTTATGTTTGAGCATAAAAATTTACCGACGCTTATAAAAGCTTTTGCGGAATTTTCAAAAACTACAAATGCAAAACTTATCATTTTAAGTACGGTGTTAAAAAATAGATCCGAAGCCGAATTTAAAAGATGTTTAAAAATTTGCAACGAGTTAAATTTAAACGATAAAGTTCAATGGCACACCGAGTTTTTAGATATGGCTAATATAAATAAAATTTTATCATATTGCGATAGCGTAGTTTTACCGTATTTACAAAGTCAAGAAAGTGCGAGTGGAGCGGCTAGAATAGCGCTATCTGCTTGCAAAAATGTCATCGTTACCCCAGCTACTATCTTTAATGATCTAAAAGAGTACTGCATAAAAGCCCAAGGCTTTGATGAAAAGCATATTTTATCGGCTTTAAATTTAGTCTATGAAAACAGAGTTGCTGAGGAAATTTATAAGGCGAGAGAGCTTTGGATTAAAGATAACTCATGGACACTTATAGTAAGAAAATATATAGATATTTTTAAATCTGTATCCATTAATAAAGAATTTTTATCGGCTATTAGTGAAAAATAG